A stretch of Malus sylvestris chromosome 11, drMalSylv7.2, whole genome shotgun sequence DNA encodes these proteins:
- the LOC126590749 gene encoding uncharacterized protein LOC126590749 isoform X1, producing the protein MNIPTRIAARLPLLASPSLPSSSSSALTLHSFSSVFSHHRLRKLGNLAPTVNTSRLKRCVAKKMAWSLEKSDAGVETHLGVVRPATEAHAEEAVGALRAGKVIAVPTDTLYGFACDACSLEAVNRIYEIKGRKHTSPLAICVGDVPDIERFAVTDHLPHGLLDVLLPGPVTLVLSRGESSILEKSLNPGLHSIGVRVPDCNFIRDIARGLGSALALTSANLSGQPSSVSIKDFENLWEHCAYVYNGGVLPSGRAGSTVVDLTRIDKYKILRPGSARDETVAILERYSLEEEGTAT; encoded by the exons ATGAACATTCCAACAAGAATCGCAGCCAGACTTCCCCTACTCGCCTCTCCTTCGCttccctcctcctcttcctccgcTCTCACCCTCCACAGCTTCTCCTCTGTATTCTCTCACCACC GCTTGCGCAAATTGGGCAATTTAGCGCCAACGGTGAACACCAGTAGATTGAAACGCTGCGTTGCGAAGAAGATGGCTTGGAGTTTGGAGAAGAGCGACGCGGGCGTTGAAACCCACTTGGGGGTGGTCCGGCCGGCCACTGAAGCTCACGCTGAAGAGGCCGTAGGAGCTCTCAGAGCCGGAAAAGTCATTGCCGTCCCCACCGATACGCTCTACGGCTTTGCTTGTGATGCTTG CTCTTTGGAAGCGGTGAATCGGATATATGAGATTAAAGGACGTAAGCATACAAGTCCTCTTGCAATTTGTGTTGGGGATGTTCCGGACATTGAGCGGTTTGCTGTCACAGACCATTTGCCCCATGGCTTGCTTGATGTTCTCCTTCCAGGACCCGTTACTCTTGTACTAAGCCGAG GGGAGTCGAGCATTCTTGAGAAGTCTTTAAACCCAGGATTGCATAGTATAGGAGTCCGAGTACCTGACTGTAACTTCATCAGGGACATTGCACGCGGACTGGGGAGTGCATTGGCCCTTACAAGTGCAAACCTGAGTGGGCAGCCAAGTAGTGTTTCCATCAAAGATTTTGAGAACCTCTGGGAACACTGTGCGTACGTTTACAATGGTGGTGTGCTTCCTTCAGGCCGTGCAGGCTCAACAGTTGTGGACCTCACCAGAATCGACAAGTACAAGATTCTTCGACCCGGAAG TGCGAGAGACGAAACTGTTGCAATTCTCGAAAGGTATTCTCTTGAGGAAGAAGGAACAGCTACTTAA
- the LOC126590749 gene encoding uncharacterized protein LOC126590749 isoform X2: MAWSLEKSDAGVETHLGVVRPATEAHAEEAVGALRAGKVIAVPTDTLYGFACDACSLEAVNRIYEIKGRKHTSPLAICVGDVPDIERFAVTDHLPHGLLDVLLPGPVTLVLSRGESSILEKSLNPGLHSIGVRVPDCNFIRDIARGLGSALALTSANLSGQPSSVSIKDFENLWEHCAYVYNGGVLPSGRAGSTVVDLTRIDKYKILRPGSARDETVAILERYSLEEEGTAT; this comes from the exons ATGGCTTGGAGTTTGGAGAAGAGCGACGCGGGCGTTGAAACCCACTTGGGGGTGGTCCGGCCGGCCACTGAAGCTCACGCTGAAGAGGCCGTAGGAGCTCTCAGAGCCGGAAAAGTCATTGCCGTCCCCACCGATACGCTCTACGGCTTTGCTTGTGATGCTTG CTCTTTGGAAGCGGTGAATCGGATATATGAGATTAAAGGACGTAAGCATACAAGTCCTCTTGCAATTTGTGTTGGGGATGTTCCGGACATTGAGCGGTTTGCTGTCACAGACCATTTGCCCCATGGCTTGCTTGATGTTCTCCTTCCAGGACCCGTTACTCTTGTACTAAGCCGAG GGGAGTCGAGCATTCTTGAGAAGTCTTTAAACCCAGGATTGCATAGTATAGGAGTCCGAGTACCTGACTGTAACTTCATCAGGGACATTGCACGCGGACTGGGGAGTGCATTGGCCCTTACAAGTGCAAACCTGAGTGGGCAGCCAAGTAGTGTTTCCATCAAAGATTTTGAGAACCTCTGGGAACACTGTGCGTACGTTTACAATGGTGGTGTGCTTCCTTCAGGCCGTGCAGGCTCAACAGTTGTGGACCTCACCAGAATCGACAAGTACAAGATTCTTCGACCCGGAAG TGCGAGAGACGAAACTGTTGCAATTCTCGAAAGGTATTCTCTTGAGGAAGAAGGAACAGCTACTTAA